From Vibrio splendidus, a single genomic window includes:
- a CDS encoding response regulator transcription factor, whose product MKILVVEDEPRLGQQILETLEGADWVPELSQDGIDALYRATSEEWDAIVLDLGLPKLDGLTVLKGVRDENINTPVIILSARDTLTQRVEGLNAGADDYLTKPFEMVELIARIRAQLRRASGSAAPILQIGDLSLDTRSSKVLWQGQAVSLTALEYKVVAYFMHNQNKVISRTELVEHIYKQDFDRDSNTVEVFIGRIRKKIAPKIIKTVRGLGYQLNAE is encoded by the coding sequence ATGAAAATTTTAGTCGTTGAAGACGAACCTCGCTTGGGCCAACAAATTCTAGAAACCCTTGAGGGAGCCGACTGGGTTCCAGAACTTTCTCAAGACGGTATCGACGCACTCTACCGTGCAACATCAGAAGAGTGGGATGCCATCGTTCTCGATTTAGGTCTACCTAAGCTTGACGGCCTAACCGTATTAAAAGGCGTTCGAGACGAAAACATTAACACGCCAGTGATTATATTAAGTGCGCGTGACACGCTGACCCAACGTGTAGAAGGCTTGAATGCAGGCGCTGATGATTACCTAACTAAACCATTCGAAATGGTCGAGCTGATAGCCCGCATTCGTGCTCAACTGCGCCGAGCGTCAGGCAGTGCTGCTCCTATACTTCAAATTGGTGATTTAAGCCTAGACACACGCAGCTCTAAAGTGTTGTGGCAAGGTCAAGCAGTTAGCCTCACGGCGCTAGAATATAAAGTTGTCGCGTACTTCATGCATAACCAAAACAAAGTTATCTCGCGCACTGAGTTGGTTGAGCATATCTACAAGCAAGACTTCGACCGCGACTCAAACACGGTTGAAGTTTTCATCGGTCGTATTCGTAAGAAAATCGCACCAAAGATCATCAAAACCGTTCGTGGCCTTGGCTACCAACTGAATGCTGAATAA
- a CDS encoding PepSY domain-containing protein produces MFSKVMISMFSLSLGLCVAASAWADSDHNGHDLVQDVHKAGTRIEFEEDQDEVYEAVREGYIRPFSEMYAAVENDLHGRIIKVELEEDDDIWVYELKINYQNNIIKVEYNAETLEMLMIKGRNFKDAIKHGE; encoded by the coding sequence ATGTTTAGTAAAGTTATGATTTCTATGTTTTCTTTAAGCTTAGGCTTATGTGTCGCCGCTAGTGCGTGGGCTGACTCAGATCATAACGGTCATGATCTTGTACAAGATGTCCATAAAGCGGGAACCCGTATCGAATTTGAAGAAGATCAAGACGAAGTCTACGAAGCCGTACGCGAAGGCTATATTCGCCCTTTCTCAGAAATGTATGCGGCCGTTGAGAACGATCTTCATGGCAGAATCATTAAAGTAGAGCTAGAAGAAGATGACGACATTTGGGTGTATGAACTAAAAATCAATTACCAAAACAACATCATCAAAGTCGAATACAACGCTGAGACGTTAGAAATGCTCATGATTAAAGGCCGAAACTTTAAAGACGCAATTAAACACGGCGAATAA